One genomic segment of Mangifera indica cultivar Alphonso chromosome 6, CATAS_Mindica_2.1, whole genome shotgun sequence includes these proteins:
- the LOC123219829 gene encoding probable F-box protein At4g22030, whose product MASLQVSNLLLSCSSSSSSHKINAAISVPKLPRIRFSPLRKPRRDLVEELKVRDYGYTNSNPVERILPGTTIQEENSFDDSTVNSTVVIAQLHAILEAVADRVKMHYNIGQQRDNWNTLLLNSINMITLTATTMAGVAATGGAGVSLLALKLSSTLLFSAATGMMVIVNKIQPSQLAEEQRNATRLFKQLQGEIQTLLSLRVPGEEDVKDAIEKVLALDQAYPLPLLGKMIEKFPKTFEPTVWWPLNQSQRNNKVYKRDMKMERNGWSEDLEGEMREIIQVLKRKDTDDYMRLGNLVLKINKILAISGPLLTSIAAVGSAFVGSPHGSWAAVLAVAAGALATTVNTLEHGAQVGMVLEMYRNCAGFFTLLEESIESTLNESDVEKREKGGMFVQNVALQLGRSTSQLRDLAEKSIYSRSNGEEIDEFASKLF is encoded by the coding sequence ATGGCCTCTTTACAAGTTTCAAATCTACTGTTATCTtgctcttcatcttcttcttcacataAAATTAATGCTGCTATATCTGTTCCAAAACTTCCGAGAATCCGATTCTCACCTCTGAGAAAACCAAGGAGAGACTTGGTTGAGGAGCTGAAGGTGAGAGATTATGGATACACAAACTCAAACCCAGTAGAAAGGATTCTCCCTGGCACAACAATACAAGAAGAAAACAGTTTTGATGACTCTACAGTTAATTCTACGGTGGTGATTGCCCAACTCCACGCCATTTTAGAGGCGGTTGCTGATAGAGTTAAGATGCACTACAACATCGGCCAGCAACGGGACAACTGGAACACGCTTCTCCTCAACTCTATCAACATGATTACTCTCACTGCTACCACCATGGCTGGTGTTGCTGCAACTGGCGGCGCGGGTGTTTCGCTTCTGGCTTTGAAGTTATCTTCCACGCTCTTGTTCTCCGCGGCCACAGGGATGATGGTTATCGTGAACAAGATCCAGCCGTCACAACTTGCTGAAGAACAACGTAACGCAACAAGATTGTTCAAGCAGCTCCAGGGAGAAATACAAACTCTACTTTCTCTGAGGGTGCCTGGCGAAGAAGATGTGAAAGATGCAATTGAGAAAGTTTTAGCGCTAGACCAAGCCTACCCACTTCCCCTGCTAGGTAAAATGattgagaagttccctaaaacaTTTGAGCCAACTGTTTGGTGGCCATTAAATCAGTCTCAGAGAAACAACAAAGTATACAAAAGAGACATGAAGATGGAGAGAAACGGATGGAGCGAAGATCTGGAAGGGGAAATGAGAGAGATTATTCAAGTGTTGAAGAGAAAAGATACAGATGATTACATGAGACTAGGCAACTTGGTGTTGAAGATAAACAAGATTTTAGCCATCTCAGGGCCATTACTCACAAGCATTGCAGCAGTTGGTTCAGCTTTCGTGGGGTCTCCTCACGGGTCATGGGCTGCTGTTCTTGCGGTGGCTGCAGGTGCATTAGCCACCACAGTAAACACTTTAGAACACGGTGCGCAAGTCGGTATGGTATTGGAGATGTACAGAAACTGCGCTGGCTTCTTCACACTCTTGGAAGAATCAATCGAATCCACTCTCAATGAAAGTGATgtagagaaaagagaaaaaggagggATGTTTGTACAAAACGTAGCTTTACAGTTGGGAAGAAGCACATCACAGCTGAGAGATCTTGCCGAAAAATCAATCTATTCTCGCAGTAATGGAGAAGAGATTGACGAATTTGCAAGCAAACTTTTCTGA
- the LOC123219788 gene encoding probable F-box protein At4g22030, which yields MASLQVSNTLFSSSSCRSSNRINAAISVPKLPRIISLSPLTKPKQSSTIPVEMLVPSTKLLEQNKVDDSGNSMVTAQLYAILEAVADRVEMHHNLGQQRDNWNTLLLNSINMITLTAATMAGVAATGGAGASLLALKLSSTLLFSAAAGMMVIVNKMQPSQLAEEQRNATRLFKQLQREIQTILALRVPSENQVKEAMEKVLALDQAYPLPLLGKMIEKFPKTFEPAVWWPSSHSRINNNVSEREQNTNKMEKNGWSEKLEEEMREIIEGLKTKDIEDYMRLGNLVLKTNKILAISGPLLTGIAAVGSAFVGSPHGSWAAVVAVAAGALATTVNTLEHGAQVGTVFEMYRNCAGFFKLLEESIESTLNESNVEKRENGEMFELKVALQLGRSTSELRDFSEKSIHSRMDGAELEEFASKLF from the coding sequence ATGGCTTCTTTACAAGTTTCAAATACccttttttcttcatcttcttgtcGCTCTTCCAACAGAATTAACGCTGCTATATCTGTCCCAAAACTCCCAAGAATCATAAGTTTATCACCTCTGACAAAGCCAAAACAATCAAGCACAATCCCAGTAGAAATGCTTGTTCCTAGCACGAAATTGCTAGAGCAAAACAAGGTTGACGACTCTGGGAATTCTATGGTTACAGCCCAACTTTACGCCATCTTGGAGGCTGTTGCTGATAGAGTTGAGATGCACCATAACCTTGGCCAGCAACGTGACAACTGGAACACCCTTCTCTTGAACTCTATCAATATGATTACTCTCACTGCTGCAACCATGGCTGGTGTTGCTGCAACTGGCGGCGCAGGAGCTTCACTTCTGGCTTTGAAGCTATCATCAACTCTCTTGTTCTCTGCGGCCGCTGGGATGATGGTAATCGTGAACAAGATGCAGCCGTCGCAACTTGCAGAAGAGCAACGTAATGCAACGAGATTGTTTAAGCAGCTCCAGAGAGAAATACAAACTATCCTTGCTCTGAGAGTTCCTAGTGAAAACCAGGTGAAAGAAGCAATGGAGAAAGTTCTAGCGCTCGACCAAGCATACCCGCTTCCATTGCTAGGAAAAATGATTGAGAAGTTCCCTAAGACATTTGAGCCTGCCGTATGGTGGCCGTCAAGTCACTCACGGATTAACAACAACGTATCGGAAAGAGaacaaaatactaataaaatgGAGAAGAATGGATGGAGCGAGAAGCTGGAAGAGGAGATGAGAGAGATTATTGAAGGGTTAAAGACAAAAGATATAGAAGATTACATGAGACTAGGCAACTTGGTGTTGAAGACAAACAAGATTCTAGCCATCTCAGGGCCATTACTCACCGGCATTGCAGCAGTTGGGTCGGCTTTCGTAGGGTCTCCTCACGGGTCATGGGCTGCTGTTGTTGCGGTGGCTGCAGGCGCATTAGCCACCACAGTTAACACATTGGAGCACGGTGCACAAGTTGGCACGGTGTTTGAGATGTACAGAAACTGCGCTGGCTTCTTCAAACTCTTGGAAGAATCAATCGAATCGACTCTCAATGAAAGTAATGTGGAGAAGAGAGAAAACGGGGAGATGTTTGAGCTGAAAGTAGCCCTACAGTTGGGAAGAAGCACTTCAGAGCTCAGAGATTTTTCTGAAAAATCAATTCATTCCCGCATGGATGGAGCCGAACTAGAGGAGTTTGCAAGTAAACTTTTCTGA